Proteins found in one Acinetobacter sp. XH1741 genomic segment:
- the lnt gene encoding apolipoprotein N-acyltransferase, which produces MRAYFEKLLDSSQQQKQLPFIFPLLIALFSGAVFSFALAPYYWWWLAILSPALLYATLHKRSAKQAFALGWSYGFGLWSVGAFWLYTSIHVYGDTNAFLSVCMIAVMALVMGLFTAFQTWVYRRFFPETPLTFAPLWIIFEWAKTWVFTGFPWLFVGYAFTERLLDGYAPLFGIYAISFVVIVLACALVEVLRKRIFWVIPAALLVLGAWGASFIQFVQPKAAKPLSVSLIQGNIPQDLKWLTEYQVRTLEIYAGLTQSEWGRDLIVWPESSIPLFQTDIEPFLDAMDAQAKKSHTAWVTGIPYWDVEKSHQAGSPLYYNSIMASGSDASGLYKKQRLVPFGEYIPLSGLLAWVLPAMQNDISMSGFSRGESNQKPLMIKGHALAAAICYEVAYPNLTRRNAEDSDFLVTVSNDAWFTGTAGPWQHLQMVQMRAKENGRWFIRATNTGVTAFIDQNGHITEQAPIDKEFVLRGDLPAMQGQTLYNRLGDYPILGFAVLLLVLGWVYRPRKVDVSFKSRR; this is translated from the coding sequence ATGAGAGCATACTTTGAAAAGCTGTTAGATTCTTCGCAACAACAAAAACAGCTTCCTTTTATTTTTCCCTTGCTCATTGCTTTATTTTCAGGTGCCGTGTTCAGTTTTGCACTGGCACCTTATTATTGGTGGTGGTTGGCAATTTTGTCTCCTGCCCTACTTTATGCCACATTGCATAAACGCTCAGCTAAACAAGCTTTTGCACTTGGCTGGAGTTATGGCTTTGGTTTATGGTCTGTAGGCGCTTTCTGGCTCTATACCTCTATCCATGTCTACGGCGACACCAATGCTTTTCTAAGTGTATGTATGATTGCTGTGATGGCTCTTGTGATGGGCTTATTTACAGCATTTCAGACCTGGGTTTATCGACGTTTCTTCCCTGAAACACCACTGACTTTTGCACCACTCTGGATAATTTTCGAGTGGGCTAAAACTTGGGTATTTACAGGTTTCCCATGGCTATTTGTAGGTTATGCTTTTACCGAACGTTTACTTGATGGTTATGCGCCATTATTTGGTATTTATGCAATTTCCTTCGTAGTTATTGTATTAGCATGTGCTTTAGTAGAAGTTCTACGTAAGCGTATTTTCTGGGTTATCCCTGCTGCCCTATTAGTTTTAGGCGCATGGGGAGCATCCTTTATCCAGTTTGTACAACCTAAGGCTGCTAAACCGCTTAGCGTTTCTCTGATTCAAGGCAATATTCCCCAAGATTTAAAATGGCTGACTGAATACCAAGTCAGAACATTAGAAATTTATGCAGGCTTAACGCAGTCCGAATGGGGCCGAGACCTCATAGTATGGCCTGAATCATCCATTCCACTTTTCCAAACCGATATTGAACCGTTTTTGGATGCAATGGATGCACAAGCTAAAAAGAGCCATACGGCATGGGTAACTGGTATTCCTTACTGGGATGTTGAGAAATCACATCAAGCTGGCAGCCCGTTGTACTACAACAGCATTATGGCTTCTGGCAGCGATGCAAGTGGTCTTTATAAAAAGCAGCGTCTTGTTCCGTTTGGTGAATATATTCCACTTTCAGGTTTACTCGCTTGGGTACTACCTGCTATGCAAAACGACATTAGCATGAGCGGTTTTTCACGTGGTGAAAGCAACCAGAAACCACTCATGATTAAAGGACATGCGCTTGCAGCTGCAATTTGCTATGAAGTGGCGTATCCAAACCTGACACGACGTAATGCAGAAGATAGCGATTTCTTAGTGACGGTATCTAATGATGCTTGGTTCACTGGAACAGCTGGCCCATGGCAACATTTACAAATGGTGCAAATGCGCGCGAAAGAAAATGGACGCTGGTTTATTCGTGCAACCAATACTGGTGTAACAGCGTTTATCGATCAAAATGGTCATATCACTGAACAGGCACCTATTGATAAAGAGTTTGTCTTGAGAGGTGATTTACCGGCCATGCAAGGTCAAACTCTCTATAACCGTTTAGGTGATTATCCAATTTTAGGATTTGCAGTATTACTGCTGGTCTTAGGTTGGGTTTATCGTCCACGTAAAGTTGACGTGTCTTTTAAATCACGTCGCTAA
- a CDS encoding CBS domain-containing protein — protein MQEEPSPSWGMRGLRKWLGTAPETRDELLKLVQNSRRFLEPDTVAMLEGVLDLPATKIREVMTPRTAMISMQEDDQLLDILHILVESAHSRFPVFSADQPDNVVGILLAKDLLPFLTEPNTKVDIRSLMRQPLFVPESARSDQVLRMLKHTQTHIAIVIDEYGSTAGIVTLEDILEEIVGEIEDEHDTADEDAQYIVPDNDHTVANAWMVQALTPIEHFNTVLDADFSDDEVETVGGLLLQEIGLVSDLQGQTVELGKWLFTIVEADARTIHLIRAVRQ, from the coding sequence ATGCAAGAGGAACCGAGTCCGTCGTGGGGAATGCGAGGCTTACGAAAGTGGTTAGGTACAGCGCCCGAAACCCGAGATGAATTATTAAAACTAGTCCAAAATTCACGTCGTTTTTTAGAACCTGATACTGTTGCCATGCTTGAAGGCGTTCTTGACCTTCCAGCTACCAAAATTCGTGAAGTCATGACACCACGAACAGCAATGATCAGTATGCAAGAAGATGATCAGTTACTCGATATTCTTCATATATTGGTTGAGTCTGCTCACTCACGTTTTCCAGTTTTCTCAGCTGACCAACCTGATAATGTTGTCGGTATTTTGCTGGCAAAAGATTTACTTCCATTTTTGACTGAACCGAATACCAAAGTAGATATTCGCTCTCTTATGCGCCAGCCACTATTTGTGCCTGAAAGTGCGCGCTCAGATCAAGTTCTTCGTATGCTCAAACATACCCAGACCCATATTGCCATTGTAATTGATGAATATGGTTCAACAGCAGGTATTGTCACGCTTGAAGATATTCTTGAAGAGATTGTTGGTGAGATTGAAGATGAACACGATACTGCTGATGAAGATGCACAGTATATTGTTCCTGATAACGATCACACTGTAGCGAATGCTTGGATGGTGCAAGCACTTACACCAATTGAACATTTCAACACTGTTTTAGATGCTGATTTTTCTGACGATGAAGTAGAAACTGTCGGCGGTTTATTGCTTCAAGAAATTGGTTTAGTCAGTGATTTACAAGGTCAGACTGTTGAGCTTGGAAAATGGTTATTTACGATTGTTGAAGCAGATGCCCGCACTATTCATCTGATTCGAGCTGTACGTCAATGA
- the tusA gene encoding sulfurtransferase TusA has protein sequence MSEQPISPTVQLNTRGLRCPEPVMMLHQAIRKSKSGDVVEVFATDNSTSWDIPKFCMHLGHELLLQEERLDENGHKEFHYLVKKG, from the coding sequence ATGTCAGAACAACCCATTTCACCTACTGTACAACTTAATACGCGTGGTTTACGTTGTCCGGAACCTGTCATGATGTTGCATCAGGCCATCCGTAAATCTAAATCTGGAGACGTGGTTGAGGTCTTCGCAACAGACAATTCGACCTCATGGGATATTCCTAAATTTTGTATGCATTTAGGTCATGAATTGCTTTTGCAAGAAGAACGTTTAGATGAAAATGGTCATAAAGAATTTCATTACTTGGTGAAAAAGGGCTAA
- a CDS encoding electron transfer flavoprotein-ubiquinone oxidoreductase gives MEHIERESMEFDVVIVGAGPAGLSAAIKIRQLAIENNLPDLSVCVVEKGSEVGAHILSGAVLEPRAINELFPNWKDEGAPLNVPVTEDKTFFLLSETTSKEAPHWMVPKTMHNDGNYVISLGNVVRWLGQKAEELEVSIFPGFAASEVLYHEDGTVKGIQTGDMGIGKDGEPTHNFTPGYELHAKYTLFAEGCRGHLGKRLIAKYNLDKDADPQHYGIGIKELWEIDPAKHKPGLVMHGAGWPLAETGSSGGWWLYHAENNQVTLGMIVDLSYENPHMYPFMEMQRWKTHPLIKQYLEGGKRISYGARAVVKGGFNSLPKLTFPGGCLIGDDAGFLNFAKIKGSHTAMKSGMLCGEAVFEAIAAGVAKGGDLAIARVTEGEDLFVKELTSYTDKFNNSWLKEELYNSRNFGPAMHKFGQWIGGAFNFIDQNVFKVPFTLHDLKQDFAVLKTVDATSFKPNYPKPDGKLTFDRLSSVFISNTVHEENQPAHLKLTDPSIPVNVNLPKWDEPAQRYCPAGVYEIMENDDGSKRFQINAANCVHCKTCDIKDPSQNITWVTPEGGGGPNYPNM, from the coding sequence ATGGAACACATCGAACGCGAATCGATGGAGTTTGACGTTGTCATCGTAGGTGCAGGACCTGCAGGTCTATCTGCTGCGATTAAGATCCGTCAATTAGCGATTGAGAATAACTTACCCGATCTTTCAGTTTGTGTAGTTGAAAAAGGCTCTGAAGTAGGTGCGCATATCTTATCTGGTGCTGTACTTGAACCGCGTGCTATTAATGAACTTTTCCCGAACTGGAAAGATGAAGGCGCGCCTCTTAACGTACCTGTTACTGAAGACAAGACATTCTTCTTACTTTCAGAAACCACTTCTAAAGAAGCACCACACTGGATGGTTCCTAAAACCATGCATAACGATGGTAACTATGTTATCTCACTAGGTAACGTGGTTCGCTGGTTAGGTCAAAAAGCTGAAGAATTAGAAGTTTCTATCTTCCCTGGCTTTGCTGCATCTGAAGTGCTTTACCATGAAGACGGTACTGTAAAAGGTATTCAAACTGGCGACATGGGTATTGGTAAAGACGGCGAACCAACGCATAACTTTACTCCGGGTTATGAGCTTCATGCTAAATACACCCTCTTTGCTGAAGGTTGCCGTGGTCACTTAGGTAAACGCCTCATTGCAAAATACAACCTCGATAAAGATGCAGATCCTCAGCACTACGGTATCGGGATTAAAGAACTTTGGGAAATCGACCCAGCAAAACATAAGCCGGGCTTAGTCATGCACGGTGCTGGTTGGCCTTTGGCTGAAACTGGTTCTTCGGGTGGTTGGTGGTTATATCACGCTGAAAACAACCAAGTGACTTTGGGTATGATTGTGGACTTATCTTATGAAAATCCACATATGTATCCATTCATGGAAATGCAGCGCTGGAAAACTCACCCACTGATTAAACAGTATTTAGAAGGTGGTAAGCGTATTTCTTACGGCGCACGTGCTGTAGTGAAAGGTGGCTTCAACTCATTGCCTAAATTAACTTTCCCAGGCGGTTGCTTAATTGGTGATGATGCAGGTTTCTTAAACTTTGCAAAAATCAAAGGTTCACACACGGCCATGAAATCAGGCATGTTATGTGGTGAAGCTGTATTCGAAGCGATTGCCGCTGGTGTAGCAAAAGGTGGTGACCTTGCGATTGCACGTGTAACTGAAGGTGAAGATTTATTCGTTAAAGAACTGACTTCATATACCGACAAATTTAATAACAGCTGGTTAAAAGAAGAGCTTTATAACTCTCGTAACTTTGGCCCAGCCATGCATAAATTTGGTCAATGGATTGGTGGTGCATTTAACTTTATCGACCAAAATGTCTTTAAAGTGCCATTCACTTTACATGACTTGAAGCAAGACTTTGCTGTATTGAAAACTGTTGATGCAACAAGCTTCAAGCCAAACTATCCAAAACCAGATGGCAAATTAACATTTGACCGTTTATCTTCTGTATTTATTTCTAACACTGTACATGAAGAAAACCAGCCAGCTCACTTGAAGCTTACTGATCCTTCAATTCCAGTGAATGTGAACTTACCAAAATGGGATGAGCCTGCACAGCGCTACTGCCCTGCTGGTGTTTATGAAATCATGGAAAATGATGATGGCTCTAAACGCTTCCAGATTAACGCAGCCAACTGTGTTCACTGTAAGACTTGTGACATTAAAGACCCATCTCAAAACATCACATGGGTAACGCCTGAAGGCGGCGGTGGTCCGAATTACCCTAATATGTAA
- a CDS encoding DUF1285 domain-containing protein, producing the protein MVNQNNSPSDMGKIPLSDDKNLMNIAQYLKDVQQSHKRSIPPLEQWHPKHCGKMDLTVKANGEWWHEGQLIKRQALLDLFTKVLWKEEGKFYLKTPVEQIEIEVEDEPLLVSQVDQVEISGDQFLQLTTTNQDVILVDAEHPIFMREYAGELRPYVHVRFGINALIQRQAFYHLVNYGTLTENDKGETILQLKSGNLHLQLGT; encoded by the coding sequence ATGGTAAATCAAAATAATTCCCCATCGGATATGGGAAAAATACCGTTATCTGATGATAAAAACTTAATGAACATTGCACAATACTTAAAAGATGTACAGCAAAGTCACAAAAGGTCAATCCCACCTTTAGAGCAATGGCATCCAAAGCATTGCGGTAAAATGGATTTAACGGTTAAAGCCAATGGAGAATGGTGGCACGAAGGTCAATTAATCAAGCGCCAAGCTCTATTGGATCTGTTTACCAAAGTCCTATGGAAAGAAGAGGGTAAATTCTACCTGAAAACACCTGTAGAACAAATTGAAATCGAAGTTGAAGATGAACCTTTATTAGTCAGTCAGGTGGATCAGGTCGAAATATCAGGTGATCAGTTTTTACAACTGACCACGACCAATCAGGATGTGATTTTAGTTGATGCAGAACACCCTATTTTTATGCGGGAATATGCAGGAGAGTTACGTCCTTATGTGCATGTCCGATTTGGTATTAATGCGCTGATTCAACGTCAAGCTTTCTATCACCTCGTGAACTATGGAACACTGACCGAAAATGATAAGGGCGAAACCATTTTGCAGTTAAAAAGTGGTAATTTGCACTTGCAATTAGGCACTTGA
- the murI gene encoding glutamate racemase: MTAIQPLFTELESMPKASADAPIGIFDSGIGGMSVAAEIARYLPNERIVYYADTAYVPYGPRSDDEIRELTARAVDWLYRQGCKIAVVACNTASAFSLDHLREHYGEHFPIVGLVPALKPAVLQTRSKVVAVLATPATFRGQLIKDVVEKFAVPAGVKVMTLTNLELVPCVEAGQQMGEACLNALREVLQPAAEQGADYLVLGCTHYPFLNEAIHHLFDNQFTLVDSGLAVARQTARILIKNELLCDQIRQNVARIECYVSGNNADALQPVLQNMIPQELTWALHNLS, translated from the coding sequence ATGACAGCCATACAGCCTTTATTTACCGAATTAGAATCTATGCCTAAAGCATCTGCAGATGCTCCGATTGGTATTTTTGATTCGGGAATTGGAGGAATGTCGGTTGCAGCGGAAATTGCCAGATATTTGCCAAACGAACGTATTGTCTATTATGCCGATACGGCCTATGTACCTTACGGCCCTCGTTCTGATGACGAAATCAGAGAACTCACAGCGCGAGCTGTTGATTGGCTATACCGTCAAGGCTGTAAAATTGCGGTGGTAGCATGTAACACTGCCTCAGCATTTAGTCTTGACCATTTACGCGAACATTATGGCGAGCACTTTCCAATTGTTGGTTTGGTTCCGGCATTAAAACCTGCTGTATTACAAACCCGTTCTAAAGTGGTTGCAGTATTGGCAACACCTGCTACTTTTCGTGGGCAACTGATTAAAGATGTAGTAGAAAAATTTGCTGTTCCGGCAGGTGTTAAAGTCATGACTTTAACCAATCTAGAACTTGTTCCTTGTGTTGAAGCAGGGCAGCAAATGGGTGAGGCATGTTTAAATGCATTAAGAGAAGTTTTACAGCCTGCTGCCGAGCAAGGTGCTGACTATTTGGTACTCGGTTGTACGCATTATCCGTTTTTAAATGAAGCGATTCATCATCTTTTTGATAACCAATTCACACTGGTTGATTCGGGGTTAGCAGTTGCCCGACAAACAGCCCGTATTTTAATAAAAAATGAGTTATTATGTGACCAAATACGTCAGAATGTTGCACGTATCGAATGCTATGTCAGTGGTAATAATGCCGATGCATTGCAACCTGTACTACAGAATATGATTCCACAAGAATTGACATGGGCGCTACACAATCTGAGTTGA
- a CDS encoding DUF4062 domain-containing protein, whose product MLDTRYQIFISTSGREMQPERMVLSQTLVSMGFFAWGLEYRNPLTTTLARRQIDESDYVILLLGSQYGEQSISGSSYFSLEYEYALSRAKPIVVFMHEQPESRDMHLQETHPQLKEKFLAFRKKLLHDADHVFYFKSPRDLELAVRLNMPLIVEQHVGQGWVPARQAHQLEDEINLLKSKVLQLEHQLAETSTQANEVTPQDIFAFEYQIQAFQDGNFKELKRQRKMTWSQLLSILAKHFETAMPEESFSTCLNEYLNQAGLEDAREVLPRAHAVAGAQINHKALFQIKKQMQSQGWIVPTKTEQHNLWKVTTKAQKILLSYKWNHRGIRLKA is encoded by the coding sequence ATGCTCGATACACGCTATCAGATTTTTATTTCAACGTCCGGTCGCGAGATGCAACCTGAACGTATGGTTCTTTCCCAAACCTTAGTCAGTATGGGGTTTTTTGCTTGGGGACTAGAATATAGAAACCCTCTAACAACAACACTCGCCCGCCGGCAAATTGATGAGTCTGATTATGTCATTTTGCTGTTAGGCAGCCAGTATGGCGAACAATCAATTTCAGGCTCTAGCTATTTTTCTTTAGAGTATGAATATGCTTTAAGTCGAGCTAAACCAATAGTTGTATTTATGCATGAACAGCCTGAAAGCCGTGATATGCATTTACAAGAGACTCATCCGCAGCTTAAAGAGAAATTTTTAGCATTTCGAAAGAAATTATTACATGATGCTGACCATGTTTTTTACTTCAAAAGTCCACGAGATTTAGAGTTAGCTGTCCGTTTAAATATGCCCTTAATAGTGGAACAGCATGTGGGGCAAGGTTGGGTGCCAGCACGCCAAGCGCATCAGTTAGAAGATGAAATTAATCTTTTAAAAAGTAAAGTTTTACAATTAGAGCATCAACTGGCAGAGACATCTACTCAAGCAAATGAAGTGACCCCACAAGATATTTTTGCGTTTGAATATCAGATTCAAGCTTTTCAGGATGGCAACTTTAAAGAGCTTAAACGACAAAGAAAAATGACTTGGTCTCAACTGTTAAGTATCTTGGCTAAACATTTTGAGACAGCAATGCCAGAAGAGAGTTTTAGTACGTGTTTAAATGAATATTTAAATCAGGCTGGCTTAGAAGATGCCCGTGAGGTCCTACCACGAGCACATGCGGTAGCTGGTGCGCAGATTAATCATAAAGCGCTGTTCCAAATCAAGAAGCAAATGCAATCACAAGGCTGGATTGTTCCAACAAAGACAGAGCAGCACAATTTGTGGAAAGTAACGACAAAAGCTCAAAAGATCTTGCTCAGTTATAAATGGAATCATCGAGGGATTCGATTAAAAGCTTAG
- the hemH gene encoding ferrochelatase yields the protein MSFEQKPKVTVILANLGTPDEATVPAVRRFLKQFLSDSRVIEIPKFIWWIILNLFVLPFRPKRVAHAYASVWSKDSPMREIVLEQTKRVQAYLQRENKQFDLTVVPAMTYGNPGIDAVLEKLAAHPQEHVILLPLFPQYSATSTAPLYDAFAKWIPTQRNLPGLTIIKDYYQHPMFIQALAESVLAYQAQHGKPEKLLMSFHGIPQPYADKGDPYADRCRITAKLVAEALHLKDDEWAISFQSRFGKQEWVKPYTDQLLQDWAQQGVKSVQVLSPAFSADCLETLEELAIQNAELFQQAGGGSYAYIPALNSDQAHIDLLAGLVQANLDALTHTLAHR from the coding sequence ATGTCGTTTGAACAAAAACCGAAAGTTACTGTCATTTTAGCGAATTTGGGCACACCGGATGAGGCAACTGTTCCAGCGGTGCGTCGTTTTTTAAAGCAGTTTTTATCTGATTCACGTGTGATTGAAATACCAAAATTCATCTGGTGGATCATTTTAAATCTATTTGTTTTGCCTTTTCGCCCAAAAAGAGTGGCACATGCATATGCATCGGTTTGGTCTAAAGATTCACCAATGCGTGAAATTGTATTAGAGCAAACCAAACGTGTGCAGGCTTATTTACAGCGTGAAAATAAACAGTTTGATTTAACTGTAGTACCTGCAATGACTTATGGTAATCCGGGTATTGATGCAGTTTTAGAAAAGCTGGCAGCTCATCCGCAAGAGCATGTCATTTTATTGCCTTTATTTCCTCAATATTCTGCGACATCGACAGCGCCGTTATATGACGCATTTGCCAAATGGATTCCTACTCAGCGAAATTTGCCGGGTTTGACGATTATTAAAGACTATTATCAGCACCCAATGTTTATACAAGCTTTGGCAGAGAGCGTCTTAGCTTATCAAGCACAGCATGGTAAACCTGAAAAACTGCTGATGTCTTTTCATGGTATTCCACAGCCTTATGCAGACAAAGGCGACCCTTATGCAGACCGTTGTCGCATCACCGCAAAGTTAGTCGCTGAAGCTTTACATTTAAAAGATGATGAATGGGCAATTAGCTTCCAATCGCGATTTGGAAAACAAGAATGGGTGAAACCTTATACTGATCAGCTTTTACAAGATTGGGCACAGCAGGGTGTTAAGTCTGTTCAGGTCTTAAGCCCAGCTTTTTCTGCTGATTGTTTAGAAACGCTTGAAGAATTAGCGATTCAAAATGCTGAGCTATTTCAGCAAGCAGGTGGCGGAAGCTATGCTTATATTCCCGCTTTAAATAGTGATCAGGCTCATATTGATTTGCTTGCAGGTTTAGTTCAGGCTAATCTTGATGCCCTTACCCATACCTTAGCCCACCGTTAA
- a CDS encoding MBL fold metallo-hydrolase: MLQVKIVPVTAFAQNCSIVWDSETKEAVLIDAGGDAAVLKKEVEGLGLKVKALWLTHGHLDHAGAVGELAQEWSVPVVGPHKEDQFWLDMIQEVSARYGFPIPQPVKVDQWLEGGEVLKLGEDEFEVRFAPGHTPGHVMFYNKNHGLLWTGDVLFKGSIGRTDFPRGNHEQLIESIQRECFSLPDKTQFISGHGPMSTIGYEKQFNPFVAGKAG, encoded by the coding sequence ATGCTGCAAGTCAAAATCGTTCCAGTTACTGCTTTTGCCCAAAATTGTTCTATTGTTTGGGACAGCGAAACAAAAGAAGCAGTTTTGATTGATGCAGGTGGTGATGCTGCTGTTTTGAAAAAAGAAGTAGAAGGCTTAGGTTTAAAGGTTAAAGCTCTCTGGTTGACTCATGGGCATTTAGATCACGCAGGGGCGGTAGGTGAACTTGCACAAGAATGGAGTGTTCCTGTTGTTGGTCCACATAAAGAAGATCAGTTCTGGCTAGATATGATTCAGGAAGTCTCAGCACGTTATGGCTTCCCAATTCCACAGCCTGTAAAAGTCGACCAATGGCTTGAAGGCGGTGAAGTGCTAAAACTAGGTGAAGATGAGTTTGAAGTACGTTTTGCCCCAGGACATACCCCAGGGCATGTTATGTTCTATAACAAAAACCATGGCTTACTCTGGACTGGCGATGTCCTGTTTAAAGGCTCGATTGGAAGAACTGACTTTCCTCGTGGTAACCATGAGCAGCTTATTGAGTCGATTCAGCGTGAATGCTTTAGTTTGCCAGATAAAACCCAGTTTATTTCAGGTCATGGTCCCATGAGTACTATTGGCTATGAGAAACAGTTTAATCCGTTTGTCGCAGGCAAGGCGGGTTAA
- a CDS encoding DNA gyrase inhibitor YacG — protein MPRTFPCPRCGEPSVWEGNEFRPFCSERCKLIDLGAWANDEYRLPTQDAPQQNKGSQHEDDYED, from the coding sequence ATGCCACGTACATTTCCCTGCCCACGTTGTGGTGAACCAAGTGTTTGGGAAGGCAATGAATTTCGTCCATTTTGTTCTGAACGTTGTAAACTCATTGATTTAGGCGCTTGGGCTAATGATGAATATAGACTGCCTACCCAAGATGCTCCTCAGCAAAACAAGGGTAGTCAACATGAAGATGATTATGAGGATTAA
- a CDS encoding SAM-dependent methyltransferase — MIMPIRQFQAQRMQAPRDFTPIENTPICVEIGAGKGKHALLFSGQHPQHTLYAIERTREKFLAMQKQHGLEPRDNLVPVHADALPWVVHALHPAQVEHFFILYPNPEPHNPAQRWLNMPFFEFLLSRLKTGGTITLASNIPEYIDEAEQQLIDVWKLPYQKEKIPQTSARTHFEIKYLERGELCQQLVITKPEGYSTRFDEFAPLQGQVHGE, encoded by the coding sequence GTGATTATGCCGATTCGTCAATTTCAAGCACAACGTATGCAAGCGCCTCGTGATTTTACCCCAATTGAAAATACCCCGATTTGTGTAGAAATTGGTGCGGGCAAGGGTAAACATGCTTTGCTATTTAGTGGGCAGCATCCCCAACACACGTTGTATGCAATTGAACGAACCCGAGAAAAATTTTTAGCAATGCAAAAACAGCATGGTTTGGAACCAAGAGATAATTTGGTACCTGTACATGCCGATGCTTTGCCTTGGGTGGTACACGCTTTGCACCCTGCTCAAGTAGAGCATTTCTTTATTCTCTATCCAAATCCAGAACCGCATAATCCTGCACAGCGCTGGTTGAACATGCCATTTTTTGAGTTCTTGTTATCACGTCTGAAAACAGGTGGAACTATTACATTGGCAAGTAATATTCCTGAATATATTGATGAAGCAGAACAGCAGTTGATTGATGTGTGGAAGCTGCCTTACCAAAAAGAAAAAATTCCACAAACCTCTGCACGCACTCATTTTGAAATTAAATATTTAGAACGTGGCGAGCTTTGCCAGCAGCTTGTGATCACTAAACCTGAAGGTTACAGCACACGTTTTGATGAGTTTGCGCCATTACAAGGTCAAGTGCATGGCGAATAA
- a CDS encoding TIGR03862 family flavoprotein, translated as MANKRVAIIGAGPAGLMAAEVLSQYAYDIDVYEQKPSAARKFLMAGKTGLNISHAEPLAQFIERYDHTNWLKPWVEQWDAVWIQNWMKSLGIESYVGSSGRIFPVEMKAAPLLRAWLKRLTEQQVKFFYRHRCINLQGTTVTLENQNNQSTETFTQQYDAVVLACGAVSWSQLGSDGAWQQWIDQSTIEPFQPSNAGVLHTWSAFMESCFGEPLKRVHAWVEPSQVTHGDIVITHYGLESGVIYKLGRALRERLKQGKSLNLFLDLLPDVELTQLVKKLQASKKQSLTNIWRKAGLDTAKISLIREVVDKALWNQPEAMAQQIKVLQIKLDGFRPIEEAISCAGGVKQDALNESLELKQTSGVFCCGEMLDWDAPTGGYLLTACFATGRAAGEGVHSFLEK; from the coding sequence ATGGCGAATAAGCGGGTTGCCATTATTGGTGCAGGTCCGGCTGGTTTAATGGCAGCAGAGGTACTGAGCCAGTATGCTTATGATATTGATGTGTATGAGCAAAAACCGTCGGCTGCTCGTAAGTTTCTCATGGCTGGTAAAACAGGCTTAAATATCTCACATGCTGAACCCTTGGCCCAGTTTATTGAGCGCTATGACCATACGAACTGGCTCAAACCATGGGTAGAACAGTGGGATGCAGTCTGGATTCAAAACTGGATGAAAAGTCTTGGGATTGAATCGTATGTGGGGAGTTCTGGTCGCATTTTTCCTGTTGAAATGAAAGCAGCACCTTTACTTCGCGCTTGGTTAAAACGTTTGACAGAACAGCAGGTTAAATTCTTTTATCGACATCGTTGTATTAATTTGCAAGGTACAACGGTGACGCTAGAAAACCAAAATAATCAAAGCACTGAAACTTTTACCCAGCAATATGATGCTGTCGTATTGGCTTGTGGGGCTGTATCTTGGTCTCAATTGGGCAGTGATGGTGCTTGGCAGCAATGGATAGATCAATCCACTATCGAACCTTTTCAACCAAGTAATGCAGGGGTATTGCACACTTGGTCAGCTTTTATGGAAAGCTGCTTTGGTGAACCTTTAAAACGTGTCCATGCATGGGTTGAGCCTAGCCAAGTTACTCATGGTGATATTGTGATTACTCACTATGGTTTAGAAAGTGGTGTCATTTATAAACTTGGACGTGCTTTACGAGAGCGATTAAAACAAGGGAAAAGCTTAAATCTATTTTTAGATTTATTGCCTGATGTCGAACTTACGCAGTTAGTTAAAAAATTGCAGGCTAGCAAAAAACAATCGCTCACCAATATCTGGCGTAAAGCAGGCTTAGATACGGCCAAAATTAGCTTAATTAGAGAAGTTGTTGATAAAGCGCTATGGAACCAACCAGAAGCTATGGCTCAGCAAATTAAAGTACTACAAATCAAGTTAGATGGCTTTAGACCTATCGAAGAAGCGATTAGCTGTGCTGGTGGCGTTAAGCAAGATGCATTAAATGAAAGTTTGGAATTGAAACAAACCTCAGGTGTTTTTTGCTGTGGCGAAATGCTGGATTGGGATGCTCCTACAGGCGGATATTTGCTTACAGCATGTTTTGCTACCGGACGAGCAGCTGGTGAAGGCGTGCATTCATTCTTAGAAAAATAA